In Phaseolus vulgaris cultivar G19833 chromosome 10, P. vulgaris v2.0, whole genome shotgun sequence, a single genomic region encodes these proteins:
- the LOC137813636 gene encoding uncharacterized protein → MLVGIISEDEVKKVVWNCDNSKSPGPDGFNFGFIKFCWDILKGDVVRAVQSFAEGWKLAERLKRVQNKVIDPRQFAFSEGRGLLDSVLVANETLEEVKRKKKECVVFKVDYEKAYDSVSWEFIYYMLGRLGFCGKWIEWIKNSLEISSIPVLVNGSPTTEFEPLKGLRQGDHLASFLFLIAAEGLAGVVRQAEEKMLVESIEVGKKRVKVSMLQYADDTLFFCKASIQGVLTLKAIPKCFELASGLKVNYSKSKVGVVENRKIAWVAWDKICQSKDKGGLGVIDIGKFNLALLGKWIWRLKSEERIFWKDILDSKYGGWRGLRSHGQSCKDSIWWRDLRKVWNLEEWGNDFEERDTGRTLSEVGVWNNNNWSWKLRWRRNLFVWESSLVDLLMHVLDNKRLTREGGFKPDKWLWRDVVSINFSVKAAYNILLGEESVVDEELFTEFWTLKSLPSTQFTAWRVLCNVIPTKDNLLRCGLPLMSDRCPLCGVEEESVLGGIWVGIVSEIWNHRNMVVFENGRVDLVEVFTVVQRKTWSWVIVKEKLTTFSYSDWCLEPHCCMRFHRVLPPNKVGLRFGRVGLMILFLDCGKGCVFDFWEVVVCFLQDISDLCILLVGSDRFFRVWHLVRALLPAGKDLV, encoded by the exons ATGTTGGTTGGAATTATATCTGAAGATGAAGTTAAGAAGGTAGTTTGGAATTGTGACAACTCCAAAAGTCCTGGACCAGATGGATTTAATTTTGgctttataaaattttgttgggACATTTTAAAAGGAGATGTTGTGAGAGCGGTACAAAGTTTTGCAGAGGGGTGGAAGTTGGCCGAAAG GTTGAAAAGGGTGCAAAACAAAGTCATTGATCCTAGGCAGTTTGCTTTCTCTGAAGGAAGGGGTTTGTTGGATAGTGTGTTAGTGGCTAATGAGACCCTTGAGGAGGTaaagaggaaaaagaaagaatgcGTGGTGTTTAAGGTGGATTATGAAAAGGCATATGATTCAGTAAGTTGGGAGTTTATTTACTACATGCTAGGAAGATTGGGTTTTTGTGGTAAGTGGATTGAATGGATAAAAAACTCCTTAGAAATTTCCTCAATACCTGTTTTGGTAAATGGAAGTCCAACAACTGAGTTTGAACCTTTGAAGGGCCTAAGACAAGGGGATCATTTAGCATCTTTCCTTTTCCTAATTGCGGCTGAAGGACTTGCAGGGGTAGTTAGACAGGCGGAAGAAAAAATGTTAGTAGAAAGTATTGAGGTCGGGAAAAAGCGAGTAAAGGTGAGTATGCTGCAATATGCAGACGACACCCTATTTTTCTGTAAAGCCTCAATCCAAGGTGTTCTGACTTTAAAGGCTATTCCGAAGTGCTTTGAACTTGCCTCTGGTCTTAAGGTTAATTATTCCAAGAGTAAGGTTGGTGTAGTGG AGAACAGGAAAATTGCTTGGGTGGCGTGGGATAAGATTTGTCAATCGAAAGATAAAGGCGGATTAGGGGTCATTGACATAGGTAAGTTTAACTTGGCTCTTCTGGGGAAATGGATTTGGAGACTTAAGTCTGAAGAGAGAATTTTTTGGAAGGATATTCTAGATTCTAAGTATGGTGGGTGGAGGGGATTAAGATCTCATGGCCAAAGTTGTAAGGACTCAATCTGGTGGAGGGACCTTAGAAAGGTGTGGAATTTAGAGGAGTGGGGTAATGATTTTGAAGAAAGAG ATACTGGTCGCACTCTCTCAGAAGTTGGGGTttggaataataataattggTCGTGGAAGCTGAGGTGGAGAAGGAATCTTTTTGTGTGGGAATCCAGTCTGGTTGATCTTTTGATGCACGTGTTGGATAACAAGAGGTTAACAAGAGAGGGTGGATTTAAGCCCGATAAATGGCTATGGAGGGATGTTGTTTCTATAAACTTCTCTGTGAAGGCAGCCTATAATATTCTCTTGGGGGAGGAGTCTGTAGTGGATGAGGAACTATTCACGGAATTCTGGACTCTAAAGTCTTTACCTTCGACACAATTTACGGCTTGGAGGGTGCTATGTAATGTCATTCCCACTAAGGACAATCTTTTGAGATGTGGTTTACCTTTGATGAGTGATCGGTGCCCCCTGTGTGGTGTGGAAGAAGAGTCG GTGCTGGGGGGCATTTGGGTAGGTATTGTAAGTGAAATTTGGAATCACAGGAATATGGTTGTGTTTGAGAATGGGCGAGTAGATCTAGTGGAGGTTTTTACTGTGGTACAAAGGAAGACTTGGTCTTGGGTcatagtaaaagaaaaattgactactTTTTCCTACTCAGACTGGTGTTTGGAACCTCATTGTTGTATGAG GTTTCATCGGGTCCTCCCACCTAACAAGGTTGGATTGAGGTTTGGAAG GGTCGGGTTGATGATTTTGTTCCTGGATTGCGGTAAAGGATGTGTTTTTGAT TTTTGGGAAGTTGTTGTGTGCTTTTTGCAAGATATATCTGATTTATGTATTCTCCTCGTAGGATCG GATCGGTTTTTTCGAGTTTGGCACTTGGTTAGGGCACTTCTGCCTGCTGGCAAAGATCTTGTTTAG
- the LOC137813642 gene encoding protein FAR1-RELATED SEQUENCE 5-like, which translates to MQNINEVENICLDEISLFEECETSNTVNCKGINNDDDLVPIVGMCFDSADSVKKVYQQYAISKGFGIRTRSSKKGPDKELRYFMLVCARAGKYVSPILKDVNTQPTQRIECPARITVGIKNGKWYIMSVHEEHSHDLSPTKSRLFRGNRRINLHTKKVLDMNDDAGVQINKSFQSFVSAAGGYDNLEFVKRDV; encoded by the coding sequence ATGCAGAACATTAACGAAGTGGAGAATATTTGCCTTGATGAGATATCCTTGTTTGAAGAATGTGAGACTTCCAACACAGTTAATTGCAAAGGAattaataatgatgatgatttGGTTCCTATAGTGGGCATGTGTTTTGATAGTGCTGATAGTGTTAAAAAAGTTTATCAACAATATGCCATTTCAAAGGGTTTTGGCATCAGAACACGAAGTTCTAAGAAAGGACCGGACAAAGAGCTAAGGTACTTCATGTTGGTGTGTGCAAGAGCCGGAAAATATGTCTCGCCTATTCTGAAGGATGTTAATACCCAACCAACTCAAAGAATTGAATGTCCAGCTCGAATAACTGTTGGGATAAAAAATGGAAAGTGGTATATTATGTCTGTGCACGAAGAACATTCACATGACCTTAGTCCAACAAAGTCACGGTTGTTTAGGGGTAATAGAAGAATCAATTTACACACAAAGAAGGTGCTTGATATGAATGACGATGCTGGGGTACAAATTAATAAGAGTTTCCAGTCGTTTGTTTCAGCAGCTGGTGGTTATGATAATCTAGAATTTGTTAAACGAGATGTGTGA
- the LOC137813649 gene encoding protein FAR1-RELATED SEQUENCE 5-like — protein MPFAPFVGVNHHDQSILLGCGLLSSEDTNVFVWLFQTWLRCMSNRPPKGIVTDQCRAMQNAIEFVFPNASHRWCLWHIMKKIPEKLQGYGQYKQIKHVMKTVVYESTNVDEFFSSWENFITAYDLSNNVWLTTLFEERQHWVPCFLKNFFWTGMSTTQRSESMNAFFDGYINSMTTLQQFVHQYDNALQKKAQLECQADFASLNTVIPCTSQSSIERQFQMEYTYAKFNEVQVEFRLKMNCVAHNVLAEGQSCRFDVVEEPFCNE, from the coding sequence ATGCCATTTGCACCATTTGTGGGTGTTAATCATCACGACCAATCTATTTTGTTGGGTTGTGGACTACTATCTTCAGAAGACACAAATGTTTTTGTTTGGCTCTTTCAAACTTGGTTGCGATGTATGTCAAATAGGCCACCTAAAGGCATTGTGACTGACCAATGTAGGGCAATGCAGAATGCAATTGAATTTGTGTTTCCTAATGCAAGTCACAGATGGTGCTTATGGCACATCATGAAGAAAATACCTGAGAAGCTACAAGGCTATGGTCAATATAAACAAATCAAACATGTAATGAAGACCGTAGTGTATGAGTCCACTAATGTTGATGAATTTTTTTCGTCCTGGGAAAATTTCATTACTGCATATGATTTGAGTAACAATGTTTGGTTGACTACCCTATTCGAAGAACGACAACACTGGGTGCCatgttttcttaagaatttcTTTTGGACAGGGATGTCAACAACACAAAGGAGCGAGAGCATGAACGCCTTTTTTGATGGCTATATCAATTCAATGACCACACTCCAACAATTTGTACATCAATATGACAATGCACTACAAAAAAAAGCACAATTAGAATGTCAAGCAGACTTTGCTTCGTTGAATACCGTTATTCCTTGCACGTCCCAGTCTAGCATCGAAAGACAATTCCAAATGGAGTACACATATGCCAAATTCAATGAAGTGCAAGTAGAATTTAGATTGAAAATGAATTGTGTTGCTCATAATGTGCTTGCTGAGGGACAAAGTTGTCGATTCGATGTTGTTGAAGAGCCCTTTTGTAATGAATGA
- the LOC137813659 gene encoding protein FAR1-RELATED SEQUENCE 2-like codes for MNFEVSFNRENLDISCICLLFEFRGILCRHCLVVLAQEKVAQVPMKYVLSRWSKNLRRKHTYIRASSGMKDNYSQSHRYDGLCKKFYDIVELASASTSGTEQLHKLLDDFLAKHMDNQQTSTIVTQPVLSGIPPSPISPNHITLNMNKEVRSPIAVKRKGRPRSTRKKSWTERGPRVKTSSSTHQVAIMRNSERHEQRNFVDVPSRVCVESEVNVNTCIGITHASEGLFAIV; via the exons ATGAACTTTGAAGTGTCTTTTAACCGGGAGAACCTTGATATTTCCTGCATATGCTTGTTATTTGAGTTTAGGGGAATTTTGTGTCGACACTGCTTGGTTGTTCTTGCACAGGAAAAAGTGGCACAAGTACCAATGAAATATGTGTTGAGCAGATGGAGTAAAAATCTTCGTCGAAAACACACCTACATAAGAGCTTCATCAGGGATGAAAGATAATTATTCACAAAGTCATAGATATGACGGGTTGTGCAAGAAATTTTATGATATAGTTGAACTTGCAAGTGCCTCAACAAGTGGAACAGAACAATTACATAAGCTTCTTGATGATTTTCTGGCCAAACACATGGATAATCAACAAACTTCTACAATTGTGACCCAACCAGTGTTGTCTGGCATTCCTCCATCACCGATATCACCTAATCATATCACTTTGAACATGAACAAGGAAGTTCGTAGCCCTATTGCTGTTAAAAGAAAGGGACGTCCACGATCTACACGAAAGAAGTCATGGACTGAGAGAGGTCCTCGAGTAAAAACTTCATCTAGTACACACCAAGTTGCCATTATGCGTAATTCG GAGAGGCATGAACAAAGAAATTTTGTAGATGTTCCTTCTCGGGTGTGTGTTGAAAGTGAAGTGAATGTGAACACATGCATTGGGATAACACATGCAAGTGAAGGGCTTTTT GCCATAGTTTAA